A part of Brassica napus cultivar Da-Ae unplaced genomic scaffold, Da-Ae ScsIHWf_2634;HRSCAF=3386, whole genome shotgun sequence genomic DNA contains:
- the LOC125601710 gene encoding probable carboxylesterase 120 — translation MSESTQDNINNPDGSITSVPTRFPYVPATPEPSPQNPVVSKDITVNRSKSTWMRLYVPTAALNGGVSSEKLPLVVYYHGGGFATGSVDFYPHHDFCNLMARELNAVFASPSYRLAPVNRLPAAYDDGVDAPAVFADLSPLRIRGMILHQPFFGGEERCESETNVNFPHILSDACWHLCLPVGANRDHEYSNPTVGDGPKQMEKIGRLGRNWKVVVIGRERHRLIDRHRDVAKLMKDQGVDVTEHFTDGDVHGAELVNQGETTLACIRSIIYSSSP, via the coding sequence ATGTCTGAATCAACTCAAGACAACATAAACAATCCAGACGGCTCCATCACTAGCGTCCCCACCAGATTCCCCTACGTCCCAGCCACACCTGAACCCTCCCCGCAAAACCCCGTCGTATCCAAAGACATTACGGTGAACCGCTCAAAGTCAACATGGATGCGTCTCTACGTTCCCACCGCCGCACTAAACGGCGGCGTTTCGTCTGAAAAACTCCCTCTGGTTGTCTATTACCACGGCGGAGGATTCGCCACCGGCAGCGTCGACTTCTATCCCCACCACGACTTCTGCAACCTTATGGCGCGCGAGCTCAACGCAGTCTTCGCTTCTCCTTCGTACCGGCTAGCTCCCGTGAACAGACTCCCGGCGGCGTACGACGACGGAGTGGATGCACCAGCCGTCTTCGCCGATCTAAGTCCATTACGTATCCGTGGTATGATCTTACACCAGCCGTTCTTCGGCGGCGAAGAGCGTTGCGAGTCTGAAACCAATGTGAACTTTCCGCATATACTCAGCGACGCCTGCTGGCACCTTTGTCTCCCTGTCGGAGCGAACCGGGATCACGAGTATTCGAATCCGACGGTGGGAGATGGACCGAAGCAAATGGAGAAAATCGGACGGTTGGGACGGAACTGGAAGGTGGTGGTGATTGGACGAGAAAGACATCGTCTGATAGATAGGCACAGAGATGTGGCGAAGTTGATGAAGGACCAGGGAGTGGATGTGACTGAGCATTTTACCGACGGGGATGTTCACGGTGCTGAGCTCGTTAACCAGGGTGAAACTACGCTTGCTTGCATCAGAAGTATCATTTACTCTTCCTCGCcgtaa